The Deinococcota bacterium genome includes a region encoding these proteins:
- a CDS encoding glucuronate isomerase encodes ADMPVRTEWTRALYELLNAYGNHPNFRLVLFTLDESAYSRELAPLAGHYPALLLGPPWWFFDSVKGMERYLDAVIETAGLYNTAGFNDDTRAFASVPTRHDMWRRVTCNWLAGMVTRGLIEEEDAAKMARAFAYDLAKRAYKLP; translated from the coding sequence CGCGGACATGCCCGTTCGGACCGAGTGGACCCGCGCTCTGTATGAGCTATTGAACGCTTACGGCAACCACCCCAACTTTCGCCTGGTCCTCTTCACGCTGGATGAAAGCGCCTACAGCCGCGAGCTCGCGCCGCTGGCCGGTCACTACCCCGCCCTCTTGCTGGGGCCGCCCTGGTGGTTTTTCGACTCCGTCAAGGGCATGGAACGCTATCTGGACGCGGTCATCGAAACGGCCGGGCTCTACAACACGGCGGGCTTCAATGACGACACTCGCGCCTTCGCTTCAGTTCCCACGCGTCATGATATGTGGCGCCGGGTCACCTGCAACTGGCTGGCCGGCATGGTCACGCGAGGGCTCATCGAGGAGGAGGACGCCGCTAAGATGGCGCGTGCCTTCGCTTACGACCTTGCCAAACGAGCCTACAAGTTGCCATGA
- a CDS encoding 6-phosphogluconolactonase, with product MREEGCEVRTSHGHLQVIATSSQEMAQLAAERASELIRAAVERHGAAHVAFAAAPSQTAFLAQLRQQPAVPWAQVTAFQLDEYVGLPEGAAQRFSAYLDDALWHHVPLREAYTLDPGGLAPEEACRRYALLLRAHPLHLACLGIGENGHLAFNDPHVADFEDPLSVKVVELDEACRQQQVNDGCFPSLSQVPRRAVTLTMPTLFAAEAVVCVVPGARKQQAVQAALYGVMSPACPASLLRRHPNATLFLDEGSARGQAH from the coding sequence ATGAGGGAAGAGGGGTGTGAGGTGCGCACGAGTCACGGTCACCTGCAGGTCATTGCCACCAGTTCGCAGGAAATGGCCCAGCTCGCGGCGGAGCGGGCCTCCGAACTCATCCGTGCGGCCGTTGAGCGGCACGGGGCAGCGCACGTAGCCTTCGCCGCCGCGCCCTCACAAACCGCCTTTCTGGCGCAACTGCGGCAGCAGCCAGCGGTCCCCTGGGCACAGGTGACCGCCTTTCAACTGGACGAGTATGTGGGTTTGCCCGAGGGCGCGGCGCAGCGATTCAGCGCCTATCTGGACGATGCGCTGTGGCATCACGTCCCGTTGCGAGAAGCTTACACCCTGGACCCGGGAGGGCTTGCGCCGGAGGAAGCCTGCCGCCGCTACGCCCTTCTCCTGCGCGCACACCCCCTCCACCTCGCCTGCCTCGGGATCGGCGAAAATGGGCACCTCGCCTTCAACGATCCTCACGTCGCCGACTTTGAGGACCCGCTCAGCGTCAAGGTGGTCGAACTCGACGAGGCTTGCCGCCAGCAGCAGGTGAATGACGGCTGCTTCCCCTCCCTATCCCAGGTCCCACGTCGAGCCGTCACCCTGACCATGCCGACGCTTTTCGCTGCGGAAGCCGTCGTCTGCGTCGTGCCTGGAGCGCGCAAGCAGCAGGCCGTTCAGGCAGCACTCTACGGCGTGATGTCGCCGGCCTGTCCCGCCTCCCTGCTACGCCGCCACCCAAACGCCACCCTCTTTCTGGACGAGGGGTCGGCCCGAGGTCAGGCCCACTAG